From Pulveribacter suum, a single genomic window includes:
- the trpA gene encoding tryptophan synthase subunit alpha — MTRIATTFAALEAAGRKALIPYVTAGFPFADITPALMHGMVEAGVDVIELGVPFSDPMADGPVIQKAGEKALSMGVGLAQVLEMVRTFRQRNQTTPVVLMGYANPLERYEQRHGKGSFARDAQAAGVDGLLIVDYPPEECEAFADELRAHGIDLIFLLAPTSTPERMQQVARVASGYVYYVSLKGVTGSGALNTDEVAAMLPRIREHVKIPVGVGFGIRDAATAQAIGRVADAVVIGSRLIQLIDGQPHERVVGITVDFLRQIRKALDTASDENKR; from the coding sequence ATGACCCGCATTGCCACCACCTTTGCCGCCCTGGAGGCGGCCGGTCGCAAGGCCCTGATTCCCTACGTGACGGCCGGCTTCCCCTTTGCCGATATCACCCCCGCCCTCATGCACGGCATGGTCGAGGCGGGTGTGGACGTGATCGAGCTGGGCGTGCCGTTCTCCGACCCCATGGCCGACGGCCCGGTGATCCAGAAGGCGGGCGAGAAGGCTTTGTCCATGGGCGTCGGCCTGGCGCAGGTGCTGGAGATGGTGCGCACCTTCCGCCAGCGCAACCAGACGACGCCCGTGGTCCTGATGGGCTACGCCAACCCGCTGGAGCGCTACGAGCAGCGCCATGGCAAGGGCAGCTTTGCACGCGACGCGCAGGCCGCTGGCGTCGACGGCCTGTTGATCGTGGACTACCCACCCGAAGAGTGCGAAGCGTTTGCCGACGAGTTGCGCGCGCACGGCATTGACCTGATCTTCCTGCTGGCGCCCACCTCCACGCCCGAGCGCATGCAGCAGGTGGCGCGCGTGGCCAGCGGCTATGTGTACTACGTCTCGCTCAAGGGCGTGACGGGCTCGGGGGCGCTGAACACCGACGAGGTGGCAGCCATGCTGCCGCGCATCCGCGAACACGTCAAAATCCCGGTTGGCGTGGGCTTTGGCATCCGCGACGCGGCCACCGCCCAGGCGATTGGCCGCGTGGCCGACGCGGTGGTCATCGGCAGCCGGCTGATCCAGCTGATCGACGGCCAGCCGCACGAGCGCGTGGTCGGCATCACCGTGGACTTCCTGCGCCAGATCCGCAAAGCGTTAGACACGGCAAGCGACGAGAACAAGAGGTAA
- the truA gene encoding tRNA pseudouridine(38-40) synthase TruA — protein sequence MRMALGLSYNGQAYSGWQSQPGGNTVQDRLEAALARFATQPVHTLCAGRTDAGVHGLMQVVHFDTPLDRAPFSWVRGTNTFLPPDIAVQWAQAVPQAFHARASATGRRYAYVLLQSSVRPSVDAGRVGWVFRPLDGAAMQQAAQCLLGEHDFTSFRASSCQSHTPVKTLRRIDISRRGLSGQPENELHGVAPCYWRFEFEGNAFLHHMIRNIMGSLVLVGQGIQPVGWMSEVLAARSRDAAAPTFSPDGLYFLGPQYDPAWGLPTRTAAYDWLP from the coding sequence ATGAGGATGGCGCTGGGCCTGAGCTATAACGGCCAGGCCTACAGCGGCTGGCAAAGCCAGCCGGGCGGCAACACCGTGCAGGACCGGCTGGAAGCGGCCCTGGCCCGCTTCGCCACGCAGCCCGTGCACACCCTGTGCGCCGGTCGCACGGATGCCGGTGTGCACGGCCTGATGCAAGTGGTGCACTTCGACACGCCGCTTGATCGCGCGCCGTTTTCCTGGGTGCGCGGCACCAACACCTTTTTGCCACCGGACATCGCCGTGCAATGGGCCCAGGCGGTGCCGCAGGCGTTCCACGCCCGTGCCAGCGCCACCGGCCGGCGCTATGCCTACGTGCTGCTGCAGTCCAGCGTCCGCCCCAGCGTCGATGCCGGCCGGGTGGGCTGGGTGTTCCGCCCGCTGGACGGCGCGGCGATGCAGCAAGCCGCGCAGTGTCTGCTGGGCGAGCACGATTTCACCTCCTTTCGCGCCAGCTCCTGCCAGTCGCACACACCCGTCAAGACCCTGCGCCGCATCGACATTTCGCGCCGCGGCCTGTCCGGACAGCCAGAAAATGAACTGCACGGCGTGGCGCCCTGCTACTGGCGCTTCGAGTTCGAGGGCAACGCGTTCCTGCACCACATGATCCGCAACATCATGGGCAGCCTGGTGCTGGTCGGCCAGGGCATCCAGCCCGTCGGCTGGATGAGCGAGGTGCTGGCCGCGCGCTCGCGCGACGCCGCCGCGCCCACCTTCTCGCCCGACGGGCTGTACTTCCTGGGCCCGCAGTACGACCCGGCCTGGGGCCTGCCCACGCGCACCGCTGCTTATGATTGGCTGCCATGA
- a CDS encoding LON peptidase substrate-binding domain-containing protein has translation MSQALTLTSLPLFPLSTVLFPGGALQLRVFEVRYLDMVRKCRAAGAPFGVVALVGGSEVRRAGAPAEQLHEVGTLATIEQLDSPQPGLITLRCQGMQRFRITGKSRLPHGLWVADVQQLPPDMPVPVPQDLQHAAAALTQALASLRERGELPQPATHEAEQLHDCGWVANRWCELLPLPLALRQQLMALDNPLMRLELVSDVLERTGIAR, from the coding sequence ATGTCCCAAGCCCTGACCCTGACTTCCCTGCCCCTGTTCCCGCTGTCCACGGTGCTGTTTCCCGGCGGCGCGCTGCAGCTGCGCGTGTTCGAGGTGCGCTACCTGGACATGGTGCGCAAGTGCCGGGCCGCGGGCGCGCCCTTCGGCGTGGTGGCACTGGTGGGCGGCAGCGAGGTGCGCCGCGCGGGCGCGCCGGCCGAGCAGCTGCACGAGGTGGGCACGCTGGCCACCATCGAGCAGCTGGACAGCCCCCAGCCCGGCCTCATCACCCTGCGCTGCCAGGGCATGCAGCGCTTTCGCATCACCGGCAAGAGCCGCCTGCCGCACGGCCTGTGGGTGGCCGACGTGCAGCAGCTGCCTCCAGACATGCCTGTGCCCGTGCCGCAGGACCTGCAGCACGCCGCCGCCGCGCTGACCCAGGCCCTGGCCTCGCTGCGCGAGCGCGGTGAACTGCCCCAGCCTGCGACGCACGAGGCAGAGCAGCTGCACGACTGCGGCTGGGTGGCCAACCGCTGGTGCGAGTTGCTGCCCCTGCCGCTGGCACTGCGCCAGCAGCTGATGGCGCTGGACAATCCATTGATGCGGCTGGAGCTGGTGAGCGACGTGCTGGAGCGCACCGGCATCGCGCGGTGA
- the accD gene encoding acetyl-CoA carboxylase, carboxyltransferase subunit beta, giving the protein MSWLEKLLPSKIQQTDPAERRQMPEGLWIKCPSCEAVLYKNDLEANQNVCPKCGHHHRIGARARLNAFLDGEGRYEIGQEVLPVDPLKFKDSRKYPERLKEALENTGETDALVVMGGAVKSINVVVACFEFDFMGGSMGSVVGERFVRGVETAIEQKVPFICFTATGGARMQEGLLSLMQMAKTNAALTRLAKRGLPYISVLTDPTMGGVSAGFAFVGDMVIAEPKALIGFAGPRVIESTVRVTLPEGFQRAEFLQTKGAVDCIVDRRELRDTVARSLAMLQRLPADAVA; this is encoded by the coding sequence ATGTCCTGGCTTGAAAAACTCCTGCCCTCCAAGATCCAGCAGACCGACCCGGCCGAGCGCCGGCAGATGCCCGAGGGGCTGTGGATCAAGTGCCCCAGCTGTGAGGCCGTGCTCTACAAGAACGACCTGGAGGCCAACCAGAACGTCTGCCCCAAGTGCGGCCATCACCACCGCATCGGCGCGCGCGCGCGCCTCAACGCCTTCCTGGACGGCGAGGGCCGCTACGAGATCGGCCAGGAGGTGCTGCCCGTCGATCCGCTGAAGTTCAAGGACAGCCGCAAGTACCCCGAGCGCCTGAAGGAAGCGCTGGAGAACACCGGCGAGACCGACGCGCTGGTGGTCATGGGCGGCGCCGTGAAAAGCATCAACGTGGTCGTGGCCTGCTTTGAGTTCGACTTCATGGGCGGCTCCATGGGCTCTGTGGTGGGCGAGCGCTTTGTGCGCGGAGTGGAGACCGCCATCGAGCAGAAGGTGCCCTTCATCTGCTTTACCGCCACCGGCGGCGCGCGCATGCAGGAAGGGCTGCTGTCGCTGATGCAGATGGCCAAGACCAACGCTGCGCTGACGCGTCTGGCCAAGCGCGGCCTGCCCTACATCAGCGTGCTGACCGACCCGACCATGGGCGGCGTATCCGCCGGGTTTGCTTTCGTGGGCGACATGGTGATTGCAGAGCCCAAGGCCCTGATCGGCTTTGCCGGCCCGCGCGTGATCGAATCCACCGTGCGTGTCACGCTGCCCGAAGGCTTTCAGCGCGCCGAATTTTTGCAGACCAAGGGCGCGGTGGACTGCATCGTGGACCGCCGCGAGCTGCGCGACACCGTGGCCCGCAGCCTGGCCATGCTGCAGCGCCTGCCGGCGGACGCCGTGGCCTGA
- the trpB gene encoding tryptophan synthase subunit beta, translating into MSAYTQPDASGHFGPYGGSFVSETLTHAINELRDAYARYQNDPEFQAEFHHELAHFVGRPSPVYHAARTSRELGGAQIYLKREDLNHTGAHKINNVIGQAMLARRMGKPRIIAETGAGQHGVATATICARYGLECVVYMGAEDVKRQSPNVYRMKLLGATVVPVESGSRTLKDALNEAMRDWVANVDHTFYIIGTVAGPHPYPMMVRDFQSVIGQECLTQMPAMLAERGIAAEQPDVVVACVGGGSNAMGIFHPYIGHAGTRLIGVEAAGEGLDSGKHSASLQRGSSGVLHGNRTFILQDENGQITETHSISAGLDYPGVGPEHAWLQEIKRAEYVGITDQEALAAFHHLCRTEGIIPALESSHAFAYAMKLAPTMAAEQSILVNLSGRGDKDIGTVADLSGADFYDRPSMRGLTVKGGPAA; encoded by the coding sequence ATGTCCGCATACACCCAACCCGATGCCTCGGGCCACTTCGGCCCCTATGGCGGCAGCTTCGTCAGCGAGACGCTGACGCACGCCATCAACGAGCTGCGCGACGCCTACGCGCGCTACCAGAACGACCCCGAGTTCCAGGCGGAATTCCACCATGAGCTGGCGCACTTCGTGGGCCGGCCCTCGCCGGTCTATCACGCCGCGCGCACCAGCCGCGAGCTCGGCGGCGCGCAGATCTACCTCAAGCGCGAGGACCTGAACCACACCGGCGCGCACAAGATCAACAACGTGATCGGCCAGGCCATGCTCGCCAGGCGCATGGGCAAGCCGCGCATCATTGCCGAGACCGGCGCCGGCCAGCATGGCGTGGCCACAGCCACCATCTGCGCCCGCTACGGGCTGGAGTGCGTGGTCTATATGGGCGCCGAGGACGTGAAACGCCAAAGCCCCAACGTCTATCGCATGAAGCTGCTGGGCGCCACCGTGGTGCCGGTCGAATCCGGCAGCCGGACGCTGAAAGACGCCCTGAACGAGGCCATGCGCGACTGGGTGGCCAACGTGGACCACACGTTCTACATCATCGGCACGGTGGCCGGCCCGCACCCCTACCCGATGATGGTGCGCGACTTCCAGAGCGTGATCGGCCAGGAGTGCCTGACGCAGATGCCCGCCATGCTGGCAGAGCGTGGCATCGCCGCCGAGCAGCCCGACGTGGTCGTCGCCTGCGTGGGCGGCGGCAGCAACGCCATGGGCATCTTCCACCCCTACATCGGCCATGCCGGCACGCGCCTGATCGGCGTGGAGGCCGCAGGCGAAGGCCTGGACTCGGGCAAGCATTCGGCCAGCCTGCAGCGGGGCTCCAGCGGCGTGCTGCATGGCAACCGCACTTTCATCCTGCAGGACGAGAACGGCCAGATCACCGAGACGCACAGCATCAGCGCCGGGCTGGACTACCCCGGCGTGGGCCCCGAGCACGCCTGGCTGCAGGAGATCAAGCGGGCCGAGTATGTCGGCATCACCGATCAGGAAGCGCTGGCCGCCTTTCACCACCTGTGCCGCACCGAGGGCATCATCCCGGCGCTGGAATCCAGCCACGCCTTTGCCTATGCCATGAAGCTGGCGCCGACCATGGCTGCTGAGCAGTCCATCCTGGTGAACCTGTCCGGTCGCGGCGACAAGGACATTGGCACCGTCGCCGACCTGTCGGGCGCGGATTTCTATGACCGCCCCAGCATGCGCGGCCTCACCGTCAAGGGAGGACCGGCCGCATGA
- a CDS encoding phosphoribosylanthranilate isomerase, whose protein sequence is MSSASTRSQPTAQARTRVKICGLTREQDVDAAVACGADAVGFVLYAKSPRAVTPARAAALASRLPPFVTPVLLFVNAPATEVIAACASVAGASAQFHGNETPEDCLRATEGGRIPFVRAARIPLGAEGARFPLVEYARQYSHARAILLDALVEGYGGGGKAFHWSLLPPAVGSHLVLSGGLTPANVTDGILQVRARCPSLAVDVSSGVEATGPDGSVLKGIKDAGKIERFIAAVRAADAAPVASI, encoded by the coding sequence ATGAGCAGCGCCAGCACCCGCAGTCAGCCCACCGCGCAAGCGCGCACCCGCGTGAAGATCTGCGGCCTGACGCGCGAGCAGGACGTGGACGCGGCCGTGGCCTGCGGAGCCGACGCGGTCGGCTTCGTGCTGTATGCGAAAAGCCCGCGTGCCGTGACACCCGCGCGCGCCGCCGCGCTGGCGTCGCGGCTGCCGCCCTTTGTCACGCCGGTGCTGCTGTTCGTGAATGCGCCTGCTACTGAAGTGATAGCTGCCTGCGCAAGCGTGGCGGGCGCTAGCGCCCAATTTCATGGTAATGAAACGCCCGAGGACTGCCTGCGCGCCACGGAGGGCGGCCGCATCCCCTTTGTGCGCGCCGCGCGCATACCCCTGGGGGCCGAGGGTGCGCGCTTTCCCCTCGTAGAATACGCACGGCAATATTCCCACGCCCGCGCCATCTTGCTCGACGCCCTGGTCGAAGGCTATGGCGGAGGCGGCAAGGCATTCCATTGGTCACTCCTTCCACCCGCCGTCGGCTCTCACCTCGTTTTGTCTGGTGGACTCACGCCTGCAAACGTGACCGATGGCATCTTGCAGGTGCGAGCGCGCTGCCCGTCGCTCGCGGTTGACGTCAGCTCCGGCGTCGAGGCCACTGGCCCCGATGGCTCTGTCCTCAAGGGCATCAAGGACGCCGGCAAGATTGAACGCTTCATCGCCGCCGTGCGCGCGGCCGATGCGGCACCTGTAGCTTCCATTTAA
- a CDS encoding YggT family protein, with protein MLLQILTYLLDVATGLLAGACLLRLYMQLQRVSFGNPLGRLVFALTDWLVLPLRKAVPPAGRWDLASLAAALLLKLGQYLLLALLLGGTGLAWAPVMALFGTAHVAVMGLMVLVIVYAILSWVQTRSPIADVVARLCEPLLAPVRRLVPLLGGVDLSPLVVLVVLQVLMIVLAHLQAGVLL; from the coding sequence ATGCTGCTCCAGATCCTGACCTATCTCCTTGACGTGGCCACCGGCCTGCTGGCGGGCGCGTGCCTGCTGCGGCTGTACATGCAGCTGCAGCGCGTGTCCTTTGGCAACCCGCTCGGGCGGCTGGTGTTCGCGCTGACGGACTGGCTGGTGCTGCCGCTGCGCAAGGCCGTGCCCCCTGCCGGCCGCTGGGATCTGGCCAGCCTGGCCGCCGCCCTGCTGCTCAAGCTGGGCCAGTACCTGCTGCTGGCACTGCTGCTGGGCGGCACCGGCCTGGCCTGGGCACCGGTCATGGCGTTGTTTGGCACGGCGCACGTGGCAGTCATGGGGCTGATGGTGCTGGTGATCGTCTACGCCATCCTGTCGTGGGTGCAGACGCGCTCGCCCATCGCCGACGTGGTGGCGCGCCTGTGCGAGCCGCTGCTGGCCCCGGTGCGCCGCCTGGTGCCCCTGCTGGGTGGGGTGGATTTGTCGCCGCTGGTGGTGCTGGTGGTGCTGCAGGTGCTGATGATCGTGCTGGCACACCTGCAGGCGGGCGTGCTGCTGTGA
- a CDS encoding FimV/HubP family polar landmark protein, producing the protein MRRWKFSALATAAILSAGLYATEASALALGRLNVQSALGEPLRAEIDLPQITPAEAESLRVGPASPEVFRAQGMEYSSAAHTVRVQLQRRADGSMVLRLSSTQPINDPFVDLVIDANWSSGHIVRSYTMLLDPPSLRRPPAAVTAAPQVQAPRAQAPAAVVQRAERVPAAPAAAAAPVRAPAAAPAAASAEGGEVTVRPGDTAGRIAGAHRPSGVSLDQMLVALMRANPDAFVGGNVNRLRAGTVLQLPSQSDAQATAPAEARRIVAAQSRDFNQFRRRLADAAPAAQVATAERSASGKVQTQVEDKAPSGASPDKLTLSKNGANTAKADEQLARERQSDQNAARMAELSKNISELNQLGNAGTGAGAAGGAAATPQGAAPGVNVPAPASLPAPAASEAAPAAAPAAAEPVASAAEAAAPAASADLTAAAEGEASAPLEQASAPAPEPAPKPAPAPAAPPPPPYEEPSFLDSLTGDPLLAGGALAIVLLLLGYGGWRVVQKRRDNAPVDSSFMESRLTPDSFFGASGGQRVDTANSELATGSSSMTYSPSQLDAGGDVDPVAEADVYLAYGRDLQAEEILKEAQRHYPERVSIPAKLAEIYAKRQDHRALAAAAGDVLRLTNGQGPDWTRVADLGRTLDPDNALYQPGAHPGALGTGAAAAGAAAVGVAASSFASTLEQQDYRADPSPESVLPDLDLDLDLDLHEAPPAPSEPSTFAAAAAGMAAQPPAAAAPAASAAPELPAMDLTAPPLPGGTWDAAAPAPMEFTLPDSNSLPTEPSPLDLDDAGLSLMDSASAPLSADPAPVAPTLEFDLGDLSLDLGSSDGGETPTLAQPLGQAADALPEDPLATKLALAEEFNTIGDGEGARALVEEVIAESSGDLKARAQRLLAKLS; encoded by the coding sequence ATGCGTCGCTGGAAATTCTCTGCCCTGGCTACGGCCGCCATCCTGTCTGCCGGCCTGTACGCCACCGAGGCCAGCGCCCTGGCGCTGGGGCGCCTGAACGTGCAATCCGCGCTGGGCGAACCGCTGCGCGCCGAGATCGACCTGCCGCAGATCACCCCGGCCGAAGCCGAGTCGCTGCGCGTGGGACCGGCCAGCCCCGAGGTGTTTCGCGCCCAGGGCATGGAATATTCCTCCGCCGCACACACCGTGCGCGTGCAGCTGCAGCGGCGCGCCGATGGCTCCATGGTGCTGCGCCTGAGCAGCACGCAGCCCATCAACGACCCGTTCGTGGACCTGGTCATCGACGCCAACTGGAGCTCGGGCCACATCGTGCGCAGCTACACCATGCTGCTGGACCCGCCCTCGCTGCGCCGCCCGCCCGCGGCCGTGACGGCCGCCCCCCAGGTGCAGGCACCGCGCGCCCAGGCTCCTGCTGCAGTGGTGCAGCGTGCCGAGCGTGTACCCGCCGCGCCCGCTGCCGCTGCCGCGCCGGTGCGCGCGCCCGCTGCCGCGCCTGCCGCCGCTTCCGCCGAGGGCGGCGAGGTGACCGTTCGCCCCGGCGACACCGCGGGTCGTATTGCTGGCGCCCACCGCCCGTCCGGCGTGTCGCTGGACCAGATGCTGGTGGCGCTGATGCGCGCCAACCCTGACGCCTTCGTCGGCGGCAACGTCAACCGCCTGCGCGCCGGCACCGTGCTGCAGCTGCCCAGCCAAAGCGATGCGCAGGCCACGGCGCCCGCCGAGGCCCGCCGCATCGTCGCTGCGCAAAGCCGCGACTTCAACCAGTTCCGCCGCCGCCTGGCCGATGCTGCCCCCGCTGCCCAGGTGGCCACGGCCGAGCGCTCCGCCAGCGGCAAGGTGCAGACCCAGGTCGAGGACAAGGCACCCAGCGGCGCCAGCCCGGACAAGCTGACCCTGTCCAAGAACGGCGCAAACACCGCCAAGGCCGACGAGCAGCTGGCCCGCGAGCGCCAGTCCGACCAGAACGCGGCCCGCATGGCCGAGCTGTCCAAGAACATCTCCGAACTCAACCAGCTGGGCAACGCTGGCACGGGCGCGGGCGCTGCGGGTGGCGCCGCTGCCACGCCCCAGGGCGCTGCACCTGGCGTCAACGTGCCGGCACCGGCAAGCCTGCCGGCGCCTGCCGCCAGCGAGGCGGCTCCTGCTGCAGCCCCCGCTGCCGCCGAGCCGGTGGCCTCTGCCGCCGAGGCGGCAGCCCCCGCGGCTTCGGCCGACCTCACCGCGGCGGCCGAAGGCGAGGCTTCCGCACCGCTGGAGCAGGCGTCCGCCCCCGCGCCTGAACCCGCACCGAAGCCCGCACCCGCGCCTGCCGCCCCGCCACCCCCGCCCTACGAGGAGCCCAGCTTCCTCGACTCCCTGACGGGCGACCCGCTGCTGGCCGGCGGCGCGCTGGCCATCGTCCTGTTGCTGCTGGGCTATGGCGGCTGGCGCGTGGTGCAAAAGCGCCGCGACAACGCCCCGGTGGACAGCTCCTTCATGGAAAGCCGGCTGACGCCCGACTCGTTCTTCGGTGCCAGCGGCGGCCAGCGCGTGGACACGGCCAACAGCGAGCTGGCCACCGGCTCGTCCTCCATGACCTACTCGCCCAGCCAGCTGGACGCCGGCGGCGACGTGGACCCCGTGGCCGAAGCCGACGTGTACCTGGCCTACGGCCGCGACCTGCAGGCCGAGGAAATCCTTAAGGAAGCGCAGCGCCACTACCCCGAGCGTGTCTCGATCCCCGCCAAGCTGGCCGAAATCTATGCCAAGCGCCAGGACCACCGCGCCCTGGCCGCTGCCGCCGGCGACGTGCTGCGCCTGACCAACGGCCAGGGCCCGGACTGGACGCGCGTGGCCGACCTGGGCCGCACGCTGGACCCGGACAACGCCCTGTACCAGCCTGGCGCCCACCCTGGCGCCCTGGGCACGGGCGCTGCAGCGGCCGGCGCTGCGGCAGTGGGCGTGGCAGCCAGCAGCTTTGCCAGCACGCTGGAGCAGCAGGACTACCGGGCCGACCCCTCGCCTGAATCCGTCCTGCCCGACCTGGACCTGGACCTCGATCTGGACCTGCACGAAGCCCCGCCGGCCCCTTCCGAGCCCAGCACGTTCGCTGCGGCAGCCGCCGGCATGGCAGCGCAGCCTCCCGCCGCTGCGGCCCCTGCCGCCAGCGCCGCGCCCGAGCTGCCGGCCATGGACCTGACCGCGCCGCCCCTGCCAGGCGGCACCTGGGACGCGGCTGCCCCGGCCCCTATGGAATTCACCCTGCCGGACAGCAACTCGCTGCCCACCGAGCCTTCGCCCCTGGACCTGGACGATGCCGGCCTGTCGCTGATGGATTCGGCCAGCGCCCCCTTGTCCGCCGACCCCGCGCCGGTCGCGCCCACGCTGGAGTTCGACCTGGGCGACCTGTCGCTGGACCTGGGTTCGTCCGATGGCGGCGAGACTCCCACCCTGGCGCAGCCGCTGGGCCAGGCCGCTGACGCCCTGCCCGAAGACCCGCTGGCCACCAAGCTGGCGCTGGCCGAGGAGTTCAACACCATCGGCGACGGCGAGGGCGCACGCGCCCTGGTCGAAGAGGTCATCGCCGAATCCTCTGGCGACCTGAAGGCCCGCGCCCAGCGCCTGCTGGCCAAGCTGTCCTGA
- a CDS encoding polysaccharide biosynthesis protein — protein sequence MSIPMRWSRGVLLFALADLAMVALAWWAAFWLRFNFEMPQEYLSLAFRTMPWGVLCMAMGLGLAQVQRQAWRYVGLADLRRLAWGVLLGTLAATASIMALRYEGFARSVLPLFGVLTLVLLAGSRAAWRTLAERRAQRQRPPGRKPLLIVGTLEEADQALRTLKGVPGWHPVGIVSPRGEDAGRSLQDVAVVGASESLGSVAEALGVRSVLVASSPGSALRREVLLRWSGTGLNVLSMPVADHWLSAPAPDLRQVQLEDLLGRTPVVLDARDLADWLSGQTVLVSGAGGSIGAELCRQVARLGVARLVCVDASEAAIYELAQELHAAHPHLQAHYYTANVREPERMAAIAARHRPAVVFHAAAYKHVPLMEELNEIEALHTNVLGTLNLARAAGACGAARFVLVSTDKAVNPTNVMGASKRLAERVVQAVAAQHPGTQYVAVRFGNVLGSSGSVVPLFSSQIARGGPVTVTHPDIVRYFMTIPEAAQLVVQAGWMGRSGQIYVLDMGEPVRIVELARLLIRLSGKTEAEVPIAFTGLRPGEKLFEEWLANGETTEPTAHPRLRVVREAGPPLADLQALERWVRGLGAAPEPQALREGLRERVPEYAPRF from the coding sequence ATGAGCATTCCCATGCGCTGGAGCCGGGGCGTGCTGCTGTTCGCGCTGGCCGACCTGGCCATGGTGGCGCTGGCCTGGTGGGCGGCGTTCTGGCTGCGCTTCAACTTCGAGATGCCGCAGGAGTACCTGTCCTTGGCGTTCAGGACCATGCCCTGGGGCGTGCTGTGCATGGCCATGGGCCTGGGCCTGGCGCAGGTGCAGCGCCAGGCCTGGCGCTACGTGGGACTGGCCGACCTGCGCCGCCTGGCCTGGGGCGTGCTGCTGGGCACGCTGGCGGCCACGGCCAGCATCATGGCGCTGCGCTACGAGGGCTTTGCGCGCTCGGTGCTGCCGCTGTTCGGCGTGCTGACGCTGGTGCTGCTGGCCGGCAGCCGCGCCGCCTGGCGCACGCTGGCCGAGCGGCGCGCCCAGCGCCAACGCCCGCCCGGGCGCAAGCCGCTGCTCATCGTCGGCACGCTGGAGGAGGCCGACCAGGCGCTGCGCACCCTCAAGGGCGTGCCCGGCTGGCACCCGGTGGGCATCGTCTCGCCGCGCGGCGAGGACGCCGGGCGCAGCTTGCAGGACGTGGCCGTGGTCGGCGCCAGCGAGTCCCTGGGCAGCGTGGCCGAGGCGCTGGGCGTGCGCTCGGTGCTGGTGGCCAGCTCACCGGGCTCGGCGCTGCGGCGCGAAGTGCTGCTGCGCTGGTCGGGCACGGGGCTGAACGTACTGTCGATGCCGGTGGCCGACCACTGGCTGAGCGCACCTGCTCCCGACCTGCGCCAGGTGCAGCTGGAGGACTTGCTGGGGCGCACGCCCGTGGTGCTGGATGCGCGCGACCTGGCCGACTGGCTGTCCGGCCAGACAGTGCTGGTCAGCGGTGCGGGCGGCTCCATCGGCGCCGAGCTGTGCCGCCAGGTGGCCCGCCTGGGCGTGGCGCGGCTGGTGTGCGTGGATGCCTCCGAGGCGGCAATCTACGAGCTGGCCCAGGAGCTGCACGCGGCGCACCCGCACCTGCAGGCCCACTACTACACGGCCAATGTGCGCGAGCCCGAGCGCATGGCGGCCATTGCCGCCCGGCACCGCCCGGCCGTGGTGTTCCACGCGGCGGCCTACAAGCATGTGCCGCTGATGGAGGAGCTCAACGAGATCGAGGCCCTGCACACCAACGTGCTGGGCACGCTCAACCTGGCCCGCGCCGCTGGCGCATGCGGGGCCGCCCGGTTCGTGCTGGTCTCCACCGACAAGGCCGTGAACCCGACCAACGTGATGGGCGCCAGCAAGCGCCTGGCCGAGCGGGTGGTGCAGGCCGTGGCCGCGCAGCACCCGGGCACGCAGTACGTGGCCGTGCGCTTTGGCAATGTGCTGGGCTCCAGCGGCTCGGTGGTGCCGCTGTTTTCCAGCCAGATTGCACGTGGCGGGCCGGTCACCGTCACGCACCCGGACATCGTGCGCTACTTCATGACCATCCCCGAGGCCGCGCAGCTGGTGGTGCAGGCGGGCTGGATGGGCCGCTCCGGCCAGATCTATGTGCTGGACATGGGCGAGCCGGTGCGCATCGTGGAGCTGGCGCGTCTCTTGATCCGCCTGTCAGGCAAGACGGAGGCCGAGGTCCCCATTGCGTTTACCGGCCTGCGCCCGGGCGAGAAGCTGTTTGAGGAATGGCTGGCCAATGGCGAGACCACCGAGCCCACGGCCCACCCGCGCTTGCGCGTGGTGCGCGAGGCTGGGCCGCCGCTGGCCGACCTCCAGGCGCTGGAGCGCTGGGTGCGCGGCCTGGGCGCCGCGCCCGAGCCCCAGGCGCTGCGCGAGGGCCTGCGCGAACGCGTGCCCGAGTACGCGCCGCGGTTCTGA